CTTCGCCGGCGGCATCAAGCGGCACAACTTCAGCGGCGGCGGCGCGAGCCACGGCTCGATGATCCATCGGCAGCCGGCCTCGAACGGCGATACGAACGCCGGCCGCACTACTAAAGGAAGCCGCAGACCCGGGCACTTTGGCGTCGACCGAACGACGCTGCAGAATCTCGAGGTCGTACGCGCGGATGGCGAGCGCAATCTGCTCCTCGTCCTGGGAGCGGTTCCCGGCGCGAAGAATTCGCTCGTCGCCGTAACGCAAAGCGTCAAAGCGCGAGGGAAGAAGTAATGCCCGACGTCATCGACGCCGGCGGCAATATCGTCGGCCTGCTGCCGGCGCCGGCGATCCTCGACGGAGAGTTCGAAGGCAAGCTCGACGTGATCTATCGCGCCGTGCACCGCGAGTTTGCCAACCCGCGCGCCGGCACGGCCTCGACGCGCAAGCGCGACGAGGTCGCAGGCGGCGGGCGCAAACCGTGGCGTCAAAAGGGAACCGGACGTGCGCGGCAAGGTTCGATTCGATCGCCGCAGTGGCGTCACGGGGGCGTCGTCTTCGGACCGCAGCCCCGCAGTTACGTCGAGTCGCTGAATAAGAAGGAGCGCAGGCTCGCGTTCGTGGCCGCGCTCGCAGACCGCTTCCGCAACGACGCGGTGACCTGCCTCGATGCAAGCGAATTCGCGATCGAGAAGACCGCCGGCTTCGCCAAGCTGATCTTC
The nucleotide sequence above comes from Candidatus Binatia bacterium. Encoded proteins:
- the rplD gene encoding 50S ribosomal protein L4, whose amino-acid sequence is MPDVIDAGGNIVGLLPAPAILDGEFEGKLDVIYRAVHREFANPRAGTASTRKRDEVAGGGRKPWRQKGTGRARQGSIRSPQWRHGGVVFGPQPRSYVESLNKKERRLAFVAALADRFRNDAVTCLDASEFAIEKTAGFAKLIFGSAKAARSGPTTLIVCRAGEPHAADIARVSRNLRRVAVTDDGALDVKDVLRFDRMIFTTAAYDALSERLDAGKERRNGSA